GTCCTTGCTGCATTTACTCAAATACAGCAACCGTTTTACCTGGGCCGTGTTTAATCTTGCCGAGGTTTTGGAGCTCGTCAACTAAATTTGTTGCAGGAAAACTGTGGGCAACAATAGGGCGAATCGTTCCCGATTCAAGCGCAGGAGTAATTGTTGCAAGCTGTTCTCCGCTGGCATGCATAAAAAGAAAGCGATAGGTAATTCCATGCTTTTGAGCAGCTGCGCGCTCTTTTCGGCTCATCCACCACATAAGCGGTTTGAGATAGGGTTTGCCCAGTTGATTGGCAAACTCAGCATCTGGATGAGAAATTACGCTAACGAGGCTACCACCGGGTTTGATAAGCTTCATAGCGCGAAATGTTTCTTGACCACCTAGAGTATCAAGTACTACATCAACGTCTTTAATATAGTCCTCGTAGGCCTGTGTAGTATAGTCAACTACAATATCGGCTCCTAGCTTTTTTGCAAAGTCAATATCGCGTGTTGAGACGGTTGTGGCAACCGTTGCACCAAGGTATTTGGCAACCTGAATTGCGATAGAACCCAAGCCACCAGCCCCTCCTTGGATAAATACTCGTGACCCCGGCTTAACGTGAGCTTTTTCAGTAAAGGCTTGGAGCGCTGTTAGAGTTACAAGGGGAAGAGCAGCAGCTTCAACCATAGATAGATTTTGAGGTTTTAAGGCAACATCGGCTGCATCCACGCATACAAACTCAGCAAAGGCACCAAGGCGCAAAATATCGGGACGGGCAAACACCTCATCGCCGGGCTTGAACTCTACAACGTCCTCACCAACTGCAACCACAACACCTGCAAATTCGTTTCCCATGGTTTGTGGCAGCTGGTATTGAAAGAGTTGCTTAAATTGGCCAGCCATAATCATGTTATCGAGTGGGTTAAGACCAGCAGCATGAACTTGAACAAGCACCTCATGTGACCGAGCTTGCGGCTTGTCGCACTCCTTCCAAACAGCTTGCGTCTTGTATTGACTCAGTTGTAGAGCTTTCATAGGTACCTTTCTTATACGTCCATAACAACATGCATCATCTGTATTGATGTGTGCAATGCTATGCTGGTACCCCAAACGTTTGTTTTTATACTAAAAGGTGAGTCGATTAATGATGGAATTATACGAGTGAGGCAGGGGAGAATATGATTGATGATGAACTGTTACAAGTAGCACTTGAAACCGCTCGCGCACTCCCTGGCGTGGAAATCTACTCATTTGCTCCTGGTTTTGATGCAGCGCGTGTTGCGGGAAAATGGTTTCTTAATACAACCGTTCGCACGCATCGCTTGGTGAATGTGAAGGCATACCCAGCAGATGTTCAATTATTGATTGAGCAGTTTGTTGGTATTACTCCTGCCTATCACATGAACAAACAGCATTGGATATGCCTTAATCCGGCGCCTGATGTAGATGCTGGTCTTGTTGCTAAATTGGTTGAAGATGCTTACCGTATTGTGTTTGCATCATTGCCAAAATCAAAGCAAAAAGAGCTTATTGAACAGAAAGATTT
This region of Collinsella sp. zg1085 genomic DNA includes:
- a CDS encoding NADP-dependent oxidoreductase — its product is MKALQLSQYKTQAVWKECDKPQARSHEVLVQVHAAGLNPLDNMIMAGQFKQLFQYQLPQTMGNEFAGVVVAVGEDVVEFKPGDEVFARPDILRLGAFAEFVCVDAADVALKPQNLSMVEAAALPLVTLTALQAFTEKAHVKPGSRVFIQGGAGGLGSIAIQVAKYLGATVATTVSTRDIDFAKKLGADIVVDYTTQAYEDYIKDVDVVLDTLGGQETFRAMKLIKPGGSLVSVISHPDAEFANQLGKPYLKPLMWWMSRKERAAAQKHGITYRFLFMHASGEQLATITPALESGTIRPIVAHSFPATNLVDELQNLGKIKHGPGKTVAVFE
- a CDS encoding MmcQ/YjbR family DNA-binding protein; the encoded protein is MIDDELLQVALETARALPGVEIYSFAPGFDAARVAGKWFLNTTVRTHRLVNVKAYPADVQLLIEQFVGITPAYHMNKQHWICLNPAPDVDAGLVAKLVEDAYRIVFASLPKSKQKELIEQKDFFDKNL